The Deinococcus puniceus genome segment CCGTTACTTGCACTTTTTCCTCAGATCAGGCCGCTCTTTTCAGATGTACGCGTACTGTGGCGGGAGCCATTGCTCTAACAAATTCTACTTTCTCCGATACTGGTTCTCACCGTAACTGGCTGGGCTGTCATGAAATAGAGGCTCTACACATTGACCATTGGCAGATGTGCGTCTAATATGCCTTTCACGAGTCATTCAAGATTCGGCAGTTGTTCCTGTTCGCCCGTCAAGGCATCAGATCATCCGCTGACCCTTTCCGCGCCTGCGGAACTTGGGCCATTCTTACCGTTCCCCGCTGCTCTCATAAAGGAGTCACTTTACCTCATGGCCCTGAAACCGATCTCTATTGGCTCGGCACTCCTGCTCGGTACGCTCCTCATCGGTTGTAACCCCACCGATCCCGTACCGACTGGCGATACCACCCCGCCTACCGTCAGTCTGAGCGCTGCCTTGACCGCAGTGGCCCAGGGCGCGAGCACCACCCTGACCGCTACTGCCACCGATAACGTGGCCGTGACCAAGGTCGAGTTTTTCAACGGTGCGACCAAGCTTTCCGAAGACACCACCGCGCCCTACGAGGCAGTCGTCACCGTCGGCGCAACCACCACCTACACCGCCACCGCCTACGACGCGGCAGGCAACAAGGCGTCGGCCACCACCAGCGTCAGTGTGGCTGCGGGAACGGGTTCGGTGCAGGGCACAGTCGTTGATCAGAACATCGGCGCACCTGTGGCAGGCAGCACCATCACGGTCATGCAGGGCGCAACCAATCTGGGCACCTTCACCAGCGGCGCAGACGGCTCGTTCAGCTTGCCCTCGTTGGCTGCAGGCAGCTACGACATCAAGGCCCGCAAAGCCGGACACGCAGGCAGCGACCTGTACGGCGTCGTGGTGACCGACGGCGCGGCGACTTCCGTGTCGCTCGTGCAGCGCCCCGCCTTCGACACCAGCGCCACCACCAACCCCGCCAAATTGATCCTGACTCGCGGCGACGGCAGCACGCCGCTGGCTGGAGCGACCTTCAATGCCAGCACGGGCATAGATTTCAAGATCGTGTCGGCTGCTGATTCCGACCACGTGGGGCCAGTACGGATCGTGTACGCGCAACTGGGCCGCACGCCCGGCAGCGCGGGTATTACTGCCGCCGCCAACGCCAGCAACTACAATTTCACGCCTCAGCAGAACCTGCCCAAAGTCGTGGATTCCGGCTCGGTCACGGTGGGCACCGCCGCCAGCGTTCCCAACTTTACGGCGGGCTTCGGCAGCGCGGCGGGCGAAACCGTGTACATGACCGTCATGGCCGTGGACTACAACTACAACTACTCGCGCTACGTAGTGCCGATCAAACTGATCAATACCTCGGCCACAGCGGGCAATACGGTCGTCGCTCCTACACAGGCCGCCGCCACCGCCTACACCCTCAAGCAGGAGGGCTCTTGGACGACGCCCTACAGCACCCCCACGCCCGACGCGGCTCCGAGCGGCTCCGGCGTGTTCGTAGAAGTGCGCTGGTGCTACACCAACGTCACTGCGACGGCTAGGCCCTTCGCCTTCGATATCGAGCGGTCTGGCGACGGCACCACCTTTACCAAAATCGGCACTGTGGGCGGCAACAGCAGTACCAGTTGTGACGTCAACCAGCAGGCCCGGCCCTTCAACTTCCGCGACACCAGCGCCGACCTGACGGTGGGCAAGACCTTTACCTACCGCGTGCTGGCGCGTGGAGCCAACAGCGTGGCCAGCAACACCACCCAGACCACGCCGCTGGCCCAGTTCACGCCCACCTTCATCGGGCCAGCCGACGAGTCTACCGGCGTGTCTCTCAATCCCACCTTCGTCATGGGACAAAACCAGACGGCCATCGGGGCCGACGGGGCGGGCTACAACCTGCGTCTGCGCGACCTGATGACCCTCGGCGGCTACAACCTGCCCGGTGCATCGGCCAACGCCTTGATCCGGGTCGAGGAAGGCACGGGCGCGACAGGCAACGGCATCGCCGCCGGACAGTCGCTGGTGTTCGTGTCGAGCGGCGCGTCCAATACGGCTGCGCTGCTGACCCCGCCCACGACTGCCGGATCGATTCGCACCGATACGTCCGGCAAATACGTGGCGTCCAAACCCAACTTGATTCCCGTGGATACGGCGGCGCATACGGTCAGCATTCCTTGGAATGTGCTGGTCGCCACGCCGCTTCAGCCCCTGCGCCCCTACAAGTGGGAAATGTACTCCGGCTTCGCCTACAAGTACGCTCCCGCCGAGGGCAACCGCATCTCGGCCTACTCGGTGTACACCTGGCCCGACGGCACAGTGGCTCCGATCAACCAGACGCGCGGCACCAACATCAACTGGGATTTCATCACCGGCACCAAGTAGAGCGGTTGGGGTAAAGCGGCAGGGAGGGCAGCCCATCTGTGTACGACATCAGTCTCTGCGCTGCCGCTCCTGCCCCCGCGCCAAGCGCCGATCCGCAGTGCTTGCCCAGCCCCGTTTTCACCTGATTTCCTGACCGACACAGCCTGACCCCCGACTTCCTGATAGAGAGGCAAAACGATGCGTAAGAACACTCCGCACAACCTGCGCCGCACCCTCCCCAAATCACTTGGCGTGCTGGCCCTGACGGGACTCTTGGCCGCCTGCTCGCAGACCAATCTGGACGCCAGCATTCCGGCTCCGGTGGCCTCTGCCCCGGCTGTTATTGGTGAACTGGCCCAGAACGGCCCCCTGAAGTACGTCAAGAACGAACTGGTCGTCGGATACGCCGATGCGGCCAGCCTTCAGGCCGCTGCCACCGCGCTGAAAGGCCAAGTCGTCGCCACCATTCCCGAAATCAAGGTGGCCCTGATCCGTGTGCAGGGCGACGCCCTGAAACTGACCAAGGGAGCCATGCAACTCAGCGGTGTGCGCTACGCCGCCGTGAACGACGTGGCCACGCCCCCCGAAGTCATTTCCGGCGTGCAGCCTGCCAGCCTGACCCCGCTGGCCGCCAGCGCCGATCAGATTTTTGACGAACTGCCCCAGTACGCCCTTGATCCCCGGCACCTGAACGCCAAAGTCGCGTGGGACGCGGGCTTGACCGGGAAAGGCGTGAAAGTGGCCGTCATCGACGATCCCGGCGACGTGTCTCACCCCGACCTGAACCCCAACTGGGAAGGCAAGGCCTTCGATCCGCTGCAAAACAAGACCTACACCGACGCTGCCGAGTGGGTCAACTACTTCAAGAAGCCTGCCAACTCGCACGGCACCTTCGTGGCGTCGAGCATCGTGGCGGCCAAAGACGGCAAAGGCATCGTGGGCTTGGCCTACGAAGCCAAGTGGATGCCTGTCGTGATGTTCAACCCCGGCGGGTACAGCAGCTTTAACATCGCGCTGGGCGCAATCTGGGCCACCAACAACGGCGCGCGCGTCATCAACAACTCGTGGGGCGGCGGCGTGTCCTTCGGGCCAGTCAAGGACGCCTTCGACTACGCCATGAGCAACGGCACCACCATCGTGGCCTCTATGGGCAACTCTTACCACGATGAATTCCAGTACCCTGCCGCTCTGCCCGGTGTGATGGCGTCGGGCGCACTCGACGGCAGCAACCGCAAGGTGACCTTCTCGACCTCTGGGCGGCACATTTCCAGCAGCGCCCCCGGCCAAGACACCATTCTGGCCAACCCGACCTGGCTGTGGGGCAGCAACCCCGCCAAACCCCAGACCCACCAACTGATTTCCGGTACGTCGTTCTCTGCGCCGTACACGGCAGCGGTGGCCGCTCTCGCGCTGCAAAAATGCCCCGCCGCCACGCCCTATCAGGTGCGCCGCATTCTGGAAACCACCGCCAACGGTGCCATCGGCAGCAACCCCACCGGCTTTGACCGCGACACGGGCTGGGGCGCACTGAACGCAGGCAAGCTGGCCCAGACCCTCACCGACTGCGCCGCGCTGCCCGCCAAGGGCGCAAACGTGTACATCAACGTGAAGTACGCCAACGGCAGCGGCACGCGCCCCGGCGAACTCGTCGACGTGATCCTGCGTGGTCAGGGCATGCGGGCCGGGGCCACCGACGACCCCACGCCGCTGTACCTCACGCCCACCGACGCTGCTGGCGACGCCCGTTTCTCGGAAATCGCGCCCGGAACCTACGACCTGTACGTGGCCGGAGCCGATCTGGGCATCACGGGCGGCAAGAGCGAAGACCGGGGCACCTTCGTGGGCACCCTGACCGCCACCAGCGGCAGCACCTACTTCACCCCGGATCGCAAAAACGTCATCCTGACGGCCAACGCGCCCGACTTCAATCCCGTAGACCCCTACGAACCCAACGATACGCCCGCCACCGCCAAGACCATCGCCTACGGCCAAACCACCGATACGGCCTACATCTTCGGCAAGCCCAAGGACTTGGACTACTTCAAGTTTACGGGCGCGGCAGGCGACCAGATCAAGGCTGAAATGCTAGCCGCAGGACAACTGGGCGGCTCCTTGGATGCCTACCTGTACCTCATCGGCCCCGACGGCGTGACGGTACTGGCCGAAAACGATGACCGGGGAACTCCCCGCATCGACTCGGATTCCGAAGTGAACTTCACGCTGACGGCGGCGGGCACGTACTACCTGCTGGCCACCAGCTTCACCATCACCGAGGGTCAGAACGACGACGGCCCCTTCAACAAGTTTAAGCTGAAGTTGACCAAGACCAACTAAGCCTCAGCTCTTTTCCCCAGCCCCTGCCTCTGCGCGGGGGCTGTTTTGCTGGTGAGATGGGGCAGAGTGCGCGGCACTTAACAGCCCCACCAATACACCCAGAAACGCGGCTTGGGTCACCAACGTCCACACTCCCAGTTGGCCCACGATTCCCGCCTTGTCTGCCCACCAACCGTTGACGCCTACGTCAAGCAGCATGACGACAACGCCGAACGGCAAGCCCAACCGGGGCCAGCGCCACAGCAACGCGGCGGCAACAGCGTCCCAGAGCACCAAGGAAGTCCAGAATAAATTGATGGGCAGCGGTGCAAAGTGATAGGGGAGCCAACCACCGTGCAGCACATCCCACCCATGCCGCAGGCCAGCGATAGCAAAGCAAAGGGCCGCTAAACGCGTCGGCCAAAGCGGGCTTAGCAACGTCTTCGCCTTGTGGTCATGGCGTCCAATCTACCCGCAGCTCAGAGCCGCTCCCCCACCGTCCCCCCATTCCTGAGCCTGCCCGACTCAAGTTGCTTACGTGCATCTCACTGAAATCAGGCGCTCCGGTCAGGTTGCCGGGGCGTATACTGGGAGGCGTCATGTTCCGTGTCCTGAACAAAGTATTCGATAACAACCAGCGCGACGTTTCGCGCATCATCAAAACGGTGGTGCAGCCGGTGAACGCGCTGGAAGAAGAAACGATGAAAGTCGAGAATCTCGCCGAGGCCTTTATGGCCCTTCGGAAACGTGTGCAGGAGGGCGGGGAGTCCCTAGACGACGTACTGATTCCGGCCTTTGCCCTGATCCGCGAAGCGGGCCGCCGCTCTATCGGCAAGCGCCATTACGACGTGCAGCTCATCGGGGGCGCGGCGCTTCATCAGGGCCGTATTGCCGAAATGCGGACTGGAGAAGGCAAAACGCTGGTGGCAACGCTGGCACTGGCCCTGAATGCACTAGAAGGCAAAGGCTGCCACCTCGTCACCGTCAACGATTATCTGGCGCGGGTAGGCATGGAAGAAATGGGCCTGCTGTACCGCACGCTGGGCCTGACTGTGGGTCTCGCCAACCGCGAACTCCAGCCCGCGCAAAAGCAGGCTGCCTACGCCTGCGATATCACCTACGTCACCAACTCCGAGTTGGGTTTCGACTATCTGCGCGACAACATGGCCCAGAGCCGCGAGGCCTTGGCCCTGCGTGCCGAGTCGCCGCTGAATTTTGCCATCGTGGACGAAGTAGACAGCATTCTGATCGACGAGGCCCGCACGCCGCTGATCATTTCGGGGGCCGCAGAAAAAGCCACCGACTTGTATTACGTGTACGCCAAGCTGATTCGCCGTCTGCAAAAGGGCGAACCTGCCGAACCTGGCAAACGCGCTGAAGCGACGGGCGATTACACCATCGACGAGAAGGGCAAGCAGGTGCATATCACCGAAGGCGGCATCGGCAAGATCGAGCGATTGCTGAGCATTCCTGACCTGTACAGCCCCGAAAACATGGACAAGGCCCACATGATTACGCAGGCGATCCGGGCCAAAGAGCTGTACCACCGCGAAAAAGACTACATGGTGAACGCGGAAGGTGAAGTGCTGATCGTGGACGAATTCACGGGCCGTTCGATGCCGGGACGCCGCTACGGCGAGGGGCTGCATCAGGCCATCGAAGCCAAGGAAAACGTCAAGATCGAAAACGAGAACCAGACGCTCGCCACCATCACGTACCAGAACTTCTTCCGCCTGTACAACAAGTTCGCGGGCATGACGGGTACGGCCAAAACCGAGGAAAAAGAGTTCCTCGACATCTACGGCAGCGATGTGCTTGTTATTCCCACCAACAAGTCGATCTTGCGAAAAGACGCCGAAGATTTGGTGTACCGCTCGCGCATCGGCAAGTACAACGCGGTGGTGCAAGAAGTCGTGGAGATGCACGCCACGGGCCGCCCAGTTCTCATTGGCACCGCCAGCATCGTGACCAGCGAGCAACTCAGCGACCTGCTGAAAGCTGCCAACATTCCGCACACCGTCCTGAACGCCAAATTCGAGGCGCAGGAAGCCAGCATCGTGGCGCAGGCCGGACGCAGCGGCACCGTTACGATTGCCACCAACATGGCCGGACGCGGCACCGACATCAAGCTGGGCGGCGACAGCGAATTCCTCTTGGGCGAGGCCATCGAGCAGAACTTTGGCATCAGCCGATTCGCGCCCGAAGCCGAGAACTTCATCAAAGCCATCAGCCGCCAAGACCCCGCCGCCACCGAACTCGGCCTGCTGATTCCCGGCGTCACGCCCGACTTCATCCAGCAGGCGCAGCAACTCGAACTCGCCACCATCGCCGACCATGCCCGCGTGCAGGACATCGGCGGCCTGCACATCATCGGCACCGAGCGCCACGAATCACGCCGAATCGACAACCAGTTGCGCGGACGGGC includes the following:
- a CDS encoding carboxypeptidase-like regulatory domain-containing protein gives rise to the protein MALKPISIGSALLLGTLLIGCNPTDPVPTGDTTPPTVSLSAALTAVAQGASTTLTATATDNVAVTKVEFFNGATKLSEDTTAPYEAVVTVGATTTYTATAYDAAGNKASATTSVSVAAGTGSVQGTVVDQNIGAPVAGSTITVMQGATNLGTFTSGADGSFSLPSLAAGSYDIKARKAGHAGSDLYGVVVTDGAATSVSLVQRPAFDTSATTNPAKLILTRGDGSTPLAGATFNASTGIDFKIVSAADSDHVGPVRIVYAQLGRTPGSAGITAAANASNYNFTPQQNLPKVVDSGSVTVGTAASVPNFTAGFGSAAGETVYMTVMAVDYNYNYSRYVVPIKLINTSATAGNTVVAPTQAAATAYTLKQEGSWTTPYSTPTPDAAPSGSGVFVEVRWCYTNVTATARPFAFDIERSGDGTTFTKIGTVGGNSSTSCDVNQQARPFNFRDTSADLTVGKTFTYRVLARGANSVASNTTQTTPLAQFTPTFIGPADESTGVSLNPTFVMGQNQTAIGADGAGYNLRLRDLMTLGGYNLPGASANALIRVEEGTGATGNGIAAGQSLVFVSSGASNTAALLTPPTTAGSIRTDTSGKYVASKPNLIPVDTAAHTVSIPWNVLVATPLQPLRPYKWEMYSGFAYKYAPAEGNRISAYSVYTWPDGTVAPINQTRGTNINWDFITGTK
- a CDS encoding S8 family serine peptidase translates to MRKNTPHNLRRTLPKSLGVLALTGLLAACSQTNLDASIPAPVASAPAVIGELAQNGPLKYVKNELVVGYADAASLQAAATALKGQVVATIPEIKVALIRVQGDALKLTKGAMQLSGVRYAAVNDVATPPEVISGVQPASLTPLAASADQIFDELPQYALDPRHLNAKVAWDAGLTGKGVKVAVIDDPGDVSHPDLNPNWEGKAFDPLQNKTYTDAAEWVNYFKKPANSHGTFVASSIVAAKDGKGIVGLAYEAKWMPVVMFNPGGYSSFNIALGAIWATNNGARVINNSWGGGVSFGPVKDAFDYAMSNGTTIVASMGNSYHDEFQYPAALPGVMASGALDGSNRKVTFSTSGRHISSSAPGQDTILANPTWLWGSNPAKPQTHQLISGTSFSAPYTAAVAALALQKCPAATPYQVRRILETTANGAIGSNPTGFDRDTGWGALNAGKLAQTLTDCAALPAKGANVYINVKYANGSGTRPGELVDVILRGQGMRAGATDDPTPLYLTPTDAAGDARFSEIAPGTYDLYVAGADLGITGGKSEDRGTFVGTLTATSGSTYFTPDRKNVILTANAPDFNPVDPYEPNDTPATAKTIAYGQTTDTAYIFGKPKDLDYFKFTGAAGDQIKAEMLAAGQLGGSLDAYLYLIGPDGVTVLAENDDRGTPRIDSDSEVNFTLTAAGTYYLLATSFTITEGQNDDGPFNKFKLKLTKTN
- the secA gene encoding preprotein translocase subunit SecA, which translates into the protein MFRVLNKVFDNNQRDVSRIIKTVVQPVNALEEETMKVENLAEAFMALRKRVQEGGESLDDVLIPAFALIREAGRRSIGKRHYDVQLIGGAALHQGRIAEMRTGEGKTLVATLALALNALEGKGCHLVTVNDYLARVGMEEMGLLYRTLGLTVGLANRELQPAQKQAAYACDITYVTNSELGFDYLRDNMAQSREALALRAESPLNFAIVDEVDSILIDEARTPLIISGAAEKATDLYYVYAKLIRRLQKGEPAEPGKRAEATGDYTIDEKGKQVHITEGGIGKIERLLSIPDLYSPENMDKAHMITQAIRAKELYHREKDYMVNAEGEVLIVDEFTGRSMPGRRYGEGLHQAIEAKENVKIENENQTLATITYQNFFRLYNKFAGMTGTAKTEEKEFLDIYGSDVLVIPTNKSILRKDAEDLVYRSRIGKYNAVVQEVVEMHATGRPVLIGTASIVTSEQLSDLLKAANIPHTVLNAKFEAQEASIVAQAGRSGTVTIATNMAGRGTDIKLGGDSEFLLGEAIEQNFGISRFAPEAENFIKAISRQDPAATELGLLIPGVTPDFIQQAQQLELATIADHARVQDIGGLHIIGTERHESRRIDNQLRGRAGRQGDPGSSRFYVSFEDDLMRLFANDRVVSMMDRLGMDDSQPIEAKMVTGAIEKAQARVEDRNFSTRKQLLEFDNVMSVQRDTIYGQRREVLLGPDEAVEESTEGMIADFVDLQLATYAPVDENQDTWDIEGLQTAVVDAVPQLEGFDFAALRGVSPAEAQERLLTAVADAFDARKEELGPTMLNSLSRYVLLQVVDQHWKEHLHGMDVLRQGIGLRGYGQRDPFTEYKFEATNMFNEMIDNLKNDVTKFVFRMQFGQTG